The nucleotide window TACGTCGGCGGCTTCATATATCCGGTTGGCGAGTTTTACGTAATACAAGTCGGTGGGGGCAGAGGACTGGTAAGGATGCATACCCATCCAGTCTCCGCTGAAAATTACCTGTTTCTTTTTAGCCATAATGATAAAATATTCGATTTAAAATAGGTGCAAACTTACGATAATATTGTCGAATCGTGAAACGTTAAAAGAAAAAAGAAACGATAGAGGGTTTCAGGGGTTTTCGTTACATTTGCAGCGGTCAAAGAATAAGGTATGAGCATACAATACGATGAAAATTTGTCGATATCGGGTCCGTTAGTTAAATGGTACGAAGAAAATAAGCGGCAGCTGCCCTGGCGGGAGACCGCCGATCCGTATCTGATCTGGATATCGGAAATAATATTACAGCAAACAAGAGTAGCGCAGGGGCTCGATTATTTTAATCGTTTTGTAGGGCGATTCCCGGACGTAGCCACTTTGGCCGAGGCTCCCGAAGACGAGGTACTGAAATATTGGGAGGGGCTGGGCTATTACAGTCGAGCTCGTAATTTGCATGCGGCCGCTCATCAGATTATGACTGTTTTCGGAGGTAAATTTCCCGAAACTTACGAAGAAGTACTTTCGCTAAAGGGCATAGGCGAATATACTGCTGCGGCGATTTGTTCCTTTTCATATGGTTTACCGCATGCTGTTGTCGACGGAAATGTTTATCGGGTATTATCCCGTTTATTCGCTTTGGATACTCCTATCGATAGCGGAGCCGGGAAAAAAATGTTTTTTTCCTTAGCCGATGATTTGCTCGATCGTCATCGTCCGGGGATTTATAATCAGGCTATTATGGAATTGGGTGCGTTACAATGCGTACCGCGCTCTCCTCGTTGCGAAATGTGTCCGCTGGTGGTTAAGTGCCGGGCCTTTGCCGATGGAAATGTAGAGTCTTATCCCGTAAAGCAGGGAAAGACAGAAGTGAAACCCCGGTATTTTAATTATTTGCATATTCTTAAAGATGGAGATACCTGGATTAATCGTAGGTCGGAAAATGATATATGGAGAAATTTATATGAATTGGTTCTTATCGAGACCGAAAAAGAGGTCTCTTTTGAAGAACTTGTACAAATGCCCCGATATAAAAAACTTTTGCCTTCTTCAGATGAGGTTGTCGTTTCAGGGATTCCGGTTTGCCGCAGGCATGTTCTTTCTCATCGGATTATACATGCCCGTTTTTATACCATCGAAATCGTAAAAGAGTCGGAAACTCTTTCACAATATAAGCGTGTTTCGATGAATGAGATCGGACAATATGCTTTCTCCCGTCTGACGTTGAGTTATTTTGACGAATACCGAAAACGGTCGGCTGATTATACATTATGGTAATCATTGACGTAGCCTGAAAAATAATTGCCGTATTATTTTTTCTAAGGGTCGTGACAGAATGATGAGACTTACAGCCGAAATAATCAGTAAAAATCCGGTAGCGATACGGGATGTGATCGGTTCTCCGAATACCAATATCCCCACACAGAGTGCAGTGAGCGGTTCCATGGCACCGAGAACGGCCGTGAGTGTAGAGCCGATACGTTTAATGGCATAAACGAGTGCGAGATTCGATATGACGGTAGGTAGAATTGCTAACAGTAAGATGTTTATGAGTGATTGGGTATTGGGGATAATCTGAAAAGTCCCTTTTATTAAAGTTTGAATGTAAAAGATAAG belongs to Coprobacter tertius and includes:
- the mutY gene encoding A/G-specific adenine glycosylase, which translates into the protein MSIQYDENLSISGPLVKWYEENKRQLPWRETADPYLIWISEIILQQTRVAQGLDYFNRFVGRFPDVATLAEAPEDEVLKYWEGLGYYSRARNLHAAAHQIMTVFGGKFPETYEEVLSLKGIGEYTAAAICSFSYGLPHAVVDGNVYRVLSRLFALDTPIDSGAGKKMFFSLADDLLDRHRPGIYNQAIMELGALQCVPRSPRCEMCPLVVKCRAFADGNVESYPVKQGKTEVKPRYFNYLHILKDGDTWINRRSENDIWRNLYELVLIETEKEVSFEELVQMPRYKKLLPSSDEVVVSGIPVCRRHVLSHRIIHARFYTIEIVKESETLSQYKRVSMNEIGQYAFSRLTLSYFDEYRKRSADYTLW